From one Halothece sp. PCC 7418 genomic stretch:
- a CDS encoding 3'-5' exonuclease → MSQYPPNSEQKNIINHIEGAILVLAPVGTGKTRVLSDRVVKAIQSGIPAEKILCLTFTNRAAKEMKERLAQSCPNEVREITIKTFHGLCASMLRIEARKIGLPADFVVYDDADCIGLIKDIFNVSKDKDAQKIFFKLAECKTKTNHFHASPQQRFLSLGENESELASQYQIILQERHSLDFADLIFNVRLMLNLYPDIRQKWEQRFDLIQVDEVQDTHLSEYEIVHCLASHRCNLAMIGDLDQTIYEWRGSEPEQVIGQFKQDFQPQEYSLVLNYRATKTLLNAASAFADCFTKRHTQITPAESCEVGDSIEFYTTEKENQEAEWIGKQIQNLANHDPNFDYNRIAVLTRTHKRIYLIANVLEKLNLPCVTVEQYQFFMRQEVKDALAYLRLIINPFDTASMRRILLRPRRGIGNATVNHIINEGQDYGFHLTDMIFKETFVDGDPFSHLLTAYYSGTIVIFDVETTGLSVSEDEVIEVAGVKLVEGEVTDEFHYYIANEVSVGDSQNVHHHSDDFLAENGQPAITVLRGFLDFIQGALLVGHNVGFDIKMITAHARRIGLNPPLFQWADTWSLSNRFIESDSYRLGVLAKNLNLPVSPTHQAIDDARTTVELLLYLIPLIEKHSDERRALVYRYGDNFETLAQQVENWREKSQERRSANLLEQILEESGLYAYYQQEEKKRLDNLQRLVQVFEEKDNLGFHPETALRNILEEIALAKDLDKVSQDNNQILIITVHQAKGLEFDTVFLAGLCENEFPSYYSIRDQTIEEEKHLFYVAMTRAKKRLFLSTYRQNAKGYHNQPSRFLREVTEYVNQ, encoded by the coding sequence ATGTCGCAATATCCGCCTAATTCTGAACAGAAAAATATCATTAATCATATCGAGGGAGCGATTTTAGTTCTTGCGCCAGTGGGAACAGGAAAAACCCGCGTTTTATCAGATAGAGTCGTTAAAGCTATACAGTCTGGTATTCCTGCTGAGAAAATTCTTTGTTTGACTTTTACCAACCGTGCTGCTAAAGAAATGAAAGAACGATTAGCACAAAGTTGTCCTAATGAAGTTCGTGAGATTACTATTAAAACCTTTCATGGTTTATGTGCTTCTATGCTAAGAATTGAAGCACGCAAGATTGGTTTACCCGCCGATTTTGTTGTCTATGATGATGCTGACTGTATTGGACTAATTAAAGATATTTTTAATGTCTCAAAAGATAAAGATGCACAAAAAATATTTTTTAAGTTAGCAGAGTGTAAAACTAAAACTAATCACTTTCACGCTTCTCCTCAACAGCGATTTCTCTCTCTAGGAGAAAATGAATCTGAATTAGCAAGTCAATATCAAATAATTCTACAAGAACGTCATTCTCTAGACTTTGCGGATTTAATATTTAATGTGCGCTTAATGTTGAATCTCTATCCAGACATTCGACAAAAATGGGAACAACGTTTTGACTTGATCCAAGTCGATGAAGTTCAAGATACTCATCTATCTGAATATGAGATTGTTCACTGTTTAGCCTCTCATCGTTGTAATCTAGCCATGATTGGTGACTTAGACCAAACCATTTATGAATGGCGAGGGTCTGAACCTGAACAAGTGATTGGTCAATTTAAGCAAGATTTTCAGCCCCAAGAATATTCTTTAGTTTTAAACTATCGTGCTACTAAAACTTTACTAAATGCTGCGTCTGCTTTTGCTGATTGTTTCACTAAAAGACATACACAAATTACACCAGCAGAAAGTTGTGAAGTCGGTGATTCAATTGAATTTTATACAACAGAAAAAGAAAATCAGGAAGCCGAATGGATTGGAAAACAAATTCAAAACCTAGCTAATCATGATCCCAATTTCGATTATAATCGTATCGCTGTACTAACTCGCACTCATAAGCGAATTTATCTGATTGCTAATGTCTTAGAAAAATTAAATCTTCCTTGTGTGACAGTTGAACAGTATCAATTTTTTATGCGTCAAGAAGTGAAAGATGCTTTAGCTTATTTACGCTTGATTATTAATCCTTTTGATACCGCTTCAATGCGCCGAATTTTATTACGTCCTCGTCGAGGAATTGGTAACGCAACCGTTAATCATATTATTAATGAAGGACAGGATTATGGGTTTCATTTAACCGATATGATATTTAAGGAAACTTTTGTTGATGGTGATCCGTTTAGTCATTTACTAACCGCTTATTATTCAGGAACAATTGTTATTTTTGATGTGGAAACAACTGGACTTTCTGTTAGTGAAGATGAAGTGATTGAAGTGGCTGGGGTTAAATTAGTGGAAGGTGAAGTAACAGACGAATTTCATTATTATATTGCTAACGAAGTCTCTGTGGGAGACTCTCAAAATGTACATCATCATAGCGATGATTTTTTAGCAGAAAATGGTCAGCCAGCGATTACAGTTCTTCGAGGGTTTCTGGATTTTATACAGGGCGCTTTATTGGTTGGGCATAATGTGGGATTTGATATTAAAATGATTACAGCCCATGCTCGTAGAATTGGCTTAAATCCCCCTTTGTTTCAATGGGCGGATACGTGGAGTTTATCTAACCGTTTTATCGAGTCAGATAGTTACCGTCTGGGAGTTTTAGCTAAGAATTTAAATCTACCTGTATCGCCAACTCATCAGGCGATTGATGACGCTAGAACAACCGTTGAACTCCTATTATATTTAATTCCTTTGATTGAAAAACATTCTGATGAGCGTCGCGCTTTGGTATATCGGTATGGTGATAATTTTGAAACTCTGGCGCAGCAAGTTGAAAATTGGAGAGAGAAGAGTCAAGAGAGGCGATCTGCTAATTTATTAGAGCAAATTTTAGAGGAATCTGGTTTATATGCTTATTATCAGCAAGAAGAGAAAAAACGTTTAGATAATTTACAAAGGCTGGTTCAGGTATTTGAAGAAAAAGATAACCTCGGGTTCCATCCAGAAACAGCTTTACGGAATATTCTTGAAGAAATTGCATTAGCGAAAGACTTAGATAAAGTTTCTCAAGATAACAACCAAATTTTAATTATCACAGTTCATCAAGCGAAGGGGTTAGAGTTTGATACTGTTTTTTTAGCAGGGTTATGTGAGAATGAGTTTCCTAGCTACTACAGTATCCGCGATCAGACAATAGAAGAAGAAAAACACCTATTTTATGTGGCGATGACGAGAGCAAAAAAACGCTTATTTCTCTCAACTTATCGTCAAAATGCGAAAGGCTATCACAACCAACCCAGTCGATTTTTGCGGGAAGTCACTGAATATGTTAATCAGTAA
- a CDS encoding valine--pyruvate transaminase encodes MTNQPMAYNLSQFGAQMSQLTGVRAIMKDIIETLRQAGEREFINLSAGNPVIIPEVEQLWRDCTAELMASSEYGEVVCRYGSSQGYDPLIEAIANDFNQRYGLNLTDRNILITPGSQALYFYAANAFGGYTSDGNLKRIVLPLSPEYTGYGGVSLFKEALLAYKPTLDVDETAHRFKYRPDFNQLVVNEESGCVILSRPCNPTGNVISEEELTKITELAAPYNVPVILDAAYAPPYPALNFTDMKPQFGGNLLHCLSLSKAGLPGERIGVAIGDPDLIQVLESFQTNLCIHSPRYGQAIAARAIASGQLGHIAENMIRPHYQNKFTVLEETLDANMPKDIPWFLHRGEGAIFSWLWLKDLPITDWELYQELKKHDVIVVPGSTFFPGLKEDWTHKHQCIRISLTATNEEIATGMRRLASVVEKIYQGSAVGVASK; translated from the coding sequence ATGACAAATCAACCTATGGCGTATAACCTTTCTCAATTTGGGGCGCAAATGTCTCAACTCACTGGAGTGCGTGCCATCATGAAAGATATTATTGAAACGCTCCGACAAGCAGGGGAAAGAGAATTTATTAATCTCAGTGCAGGAAACCCAGTAATTATTCCCGAAGTGGAACAACTGTGGCGAGACTGTACAGCAGAGTTAATGGCAAGTTCAGAATATGGTGAGGTGGTCTGTCGCTATGGCTCGTCTCAGGGTTATGATCCCCTTATTGAAGCGATTGCGAATGATTTTAATCAACGTTATGGCTTAAATTTAACAGATCGCAATATTTTAATTACACCAGGGTCACAAGCCCTCTATTTTTATGCTGCCAATGCCTTTGGGGGTTATACCAGCGATGGCAATCTCAAGCGCATTGTTCTCCCTTTAAGTCCAGAATACACGGGCTATGGCGGTGTTAGTTTATTTAAAGAAGCACTCTTAGCCTATAAACCGACTCTTGATGTTGACGAAACAGCGCATCGTTTCAAATATCGCCCAGACTTTAATCAATTGGTTGTCAATGAAGAAAGCGGTTGTGTGATTCTGTCTCGCCCCTGTAATCCCACGGGAAACGTTATTTCTGAAGAAGAATTAACCAAAATTACAGAACTGGCTGCGCCTTACAATGTTCCAGTTATTCTTGATGCTGCTTATGCCCCACCCTATCCCGCCTTGAATTTTACCGACATGAAACCGCAGTTCGGAGGCAATTTACTCCACTGTCTTAGTTTATCAAAAGCGGGACTCCCTGGGGAACGGATTGGGGTTGCCATTGGTGATCCAGACTTGATTCAAGTTTTAGAATCATTCCAGACGAATTTATGTATTCATTCTCCTCGCTATGGACAAGCCATTGCTGCTCGCGCGATCGCGTCTGGACAATTAGGACATATTGCTGAAAATATGATTCGTCCTCACTATCAAAATAAATTCACCGTCCTTGAAGAAACCCTTGATGCTAATATGCCAAAAGATATTCCTTGGTTCCTCCATCGGGGAGAAGGAGCAATTTTCTCTTGGTTATGGCTGAAAGATTTACCCATTACTGATTGGGAGTTATATCAAGAACTGAAAAAACACGATGTAATTGTAGTTCCGGGTAGTACCTTCTTCCCAGGCTTAAAAGAAGACTGGACCCATAAACATCAGTGTATCCGCATTAGTTTAACCGCAACCAATGAAGAAATTGCTACAGGAATGCGTCGTTTAGCCAGTGTGGTTGAGAAGATATATCAGGGATCAGCAGTCGGTGTTGCTTCTAAGTAA
- the glmS gene encoding glutamine--fructose-6-phosphate transaminase (isomerizing) translates to MCGIVGYIGPQTAPEILISGLEKLEYRGYDSAGIATIFEDELRCVRAKGKLHNLRSKIEQTFAGASPQELQIGIGHTRWATHGKPEEYNAHPHLDMARRVAVVQNGIIENYRELREGLKQKGHEFVSDTDTEVIPHLIAEYLKTTQTAESPLLAAVQEAVKDLKGAYAIAVIGADYPDELVIAREQAPLVIGFGQGEFFCASDTPALIPYTRAVLALDNGEVAKLTPLGVEIYNSQRDRVKKAPRTLDWNPIVVEKQGFRHFMLKEIYEQPGVVRTCLETYLSKDWQPGQSTDHSPLELNLTSTLTDNLEQIQILACGTSWHASLVGKYLLEQLVGIPTTVQYASEFRYAPMPITANTLTIGVTQSGETADTLAALDLEKRRRETLESKFQPRLLGITNRPESTLGQMVDQVIDTHAGIEIGVAATKTFTAQLIGFYCLALDLAYRRQTLSEERIKEILDHLCYLPAQIELILESQERYIEELAHDFLETQDFIFVGRGINFPIALEGALKLKEISYIHAEGYPAGEMKHGPIALLDSKVPVVSIAMPGSVYEKVLSNAQEAKARDARLIGVTVMNDTEAAETFDNLLPVPEVEELISPLVTVIPLQLLSYHIAARRGLDVDQPRNLAKSVTVE, encoded by the coding sequence ATGTGTGGAATTGTCGGTTATATTGGCCCCCAAACCGCACCAGAGATTTTAATTTCTGGCTTAGAAAAACTCGAATATCGCGGATACGACTCTGCAGGAATTGCCACCATCTTTGAAGATGAGTTACGCTGCGTTCGGGCAAAAGGGAAACTCCACAATCTTCGTTCAAAAATTGAGCAAACCTTTGCGGGCGCTTCGCCACAAGAATTACAAATTGGTATTGGACACACGCGCTGGGCAACGCATGGTAAGCCAGAGGAATATAATGCCCATCCTCACTTGGATATGGCGAGACGGGTGGCGGTGGTGCAAAATGGCATCATTGAAAACTATCGGGAATTGCGGGAAGGCTTAAAGCAAAAAGGACATGAGTTTGTCTCTGATACGGATACAGAGGTCATTCCGCATCTGATTGCAGAATACTTAAAAACCACCCAAACGGCGGAGTCTCCGTTGTTAGCTGCGGTACAAGAGGCGGTTAAAGACTTAAAAGGGGCTTACGCGATCGCGGTAATCGGTGCGGATTATCCCGATGAACTGGTGATTGCCAGAGAACAAGCGCCTCTGGTCATTGGCTTTGGGCAAGGTGAATTTTTCTGTGCCTCGGATACACCTGCGTTAATTCCTTACACGCGGGCGGTTTTAGCTTTAGATAACGGTGAAGTTGCGAAGTTAACGCCTTTAGGGGTGGAAATTTATAATTCCCAGCGCGATCGCGTGAAAAAAGCTCCCCGTACCCTAGACTGGAATCCCATCGTCGTTGAAAAACAGGGTTTCCGTCACTTCATGCTCAAAGAAATCTACGAGCAACCGGGGGTTGTCCGCACTTGCTTAGAAACCTATCTCAGTAAAGACTGGCAACCTGGACAAAGCACAGATCATTCTCCCCTTGAACTTAATCTTACCTCGACTCTTACCGATAACTTAGAACAGATTCAAATTCTTGCTTGTGGCACCAGTTGGCACGCCAGTTTAGTTGGAAAATATCTCTTAGAACAACTCGTTGGCATTCCCACCACAGTCCAGTATGCCTCAGAATTTCGTTATGCTCCCATGCCGATCACAGCCAATACTCTCACCATTGGCGTAACTCAGTCTGGAGAAACCGCCGATACCCTTGCCGCTTTAGACTTAGAAAAACGTCGTCGCGAGACCCTAGAGAGCAAGTTTCAGCCCCGTTTATTAGGCATTACCAACCGTCCTGAAAGCACTTTAGGGCAAATGGTGGATCAAGTCATTGATACTCATGCAGGAATCGAAATTGGGGTTGCAGCCACCAAAACCTTTACCGCCCAACTCATTGGCTTTTATTGTTTAGCTCTCGACTTAGCCTATCGCCGTCAAACCTTATCTGAAGAGCGCATCAAAGAAATCTTAGATCACTTGTGCTATCTTCCCGCACAAATTGAACTCATTTTAGAAAGCCAAGAACGTTATATTGAAGAACTCGCTCACGACTTTTTAGAAACCCAAGACTTTATTTTTGTGGGACGTGGCATTAACTTTCCCATTGCCCTAGAAGGGGCATTAAAACTGAAAGAAATTAGTTACATTCATGCCGAAGGCTATCCCGCAGGGGAAATGAAACACGGCCCGATCGCGCTGTTAGATAGTAAAGTTCCTGTGGTCTCGATCGCGATGCCTGGCAGTGTCTATGAGAAAGTCTTATCCAATGCCCAAGAAGCAAAAGCAAGAGATGCGCGGTTAATCGGCGTTACTGTCATGAATGACACTGAAGCAGCAGAAACCTTTGATAACTTACTTCCAGTCCCCGAAGTAGAGGAATTAATTTCGCCGTTAGTAACAGTCATTCCCTTACAACTGCTTTCTTATCACATTGCAGCCCGACGCGGTTTAGATGTGGATCAACCTCGTAACCTTGCTAAATCTGTAACTGTCGAGTGA
- a CDS encoding type II toxin-antitoxin system RelE/ParE family toxin — MEAQEKTILTYVRANGSIPFNEWLNSLKDRKTRAIIRARINRVRLGNLGDCKSVGEGVTELRIRFGAGYRVYFGQEGDTIIILLSGGDKSSQDQEEKMRFPVPLLFL; from the coding sequence ATGGAAGCTCAAGAAAAGACCATTCTCACTTATGTTAGAGCGAATGGAAGCATACCTTTTAATGAGTGGCTAAACTCCCTCAAAGATAGAAAAACTCGCGCCATCATTCGTGCAAGAATCAACCGTGTTCGATTAGGAAACTTGGGGGATTGTAAATCTGTCGGGGAGGGAGTAACTGAACTGAGAATAAGATTTGGCGCTGGTTATCGGGTTTATTTTGGGCAAGAAGGAGACACAATTATCATTTTGTTGTCAGGTGGTGATAAAAGCAGTCAAGATCAAGAAGAAAAAATGCGGTTTCCTGTCCCATTACTGTTTCTGTAA
- the drmB gene encoding DUF1998 domain-containing protein, with amino-acid sequence MPQRSRKKQQNTRPHGELRQSQLLTSYGAGAMVDLPHQSIIIGGLNQWFGYRDYPIDEERLARRVSEILEVNQIDLYAPPQSQTDPSQPKTGIGAFIFPKWFVAQIEETYFSRSGKRYQTRPLIPEKRLLKGKYEDENRKKHSVVPVRFVQACRNGHISDIDWYLFVNQDCRSNCPAQLWLDEGGTGNDFADIFVRCSKCKKRRPLSDATIPDFAALGYCKGERPWLGENAQEQCRHPESKKAERNRLLVRSASNAYFSQILSVISLPESDQALRDAVSRVYEEYLREADQEDIAYCRRKMYKVKEALEGFTNEEVWQEVQRRQQGGEPPKKTIKQAEIETLLSAETVGKDEPDSDFYAYVRPLESLPSPLAGKLDRVILVPRLREVIAQVGFTRFEPALPDIQGELPDEELEMTVGRAALDLEPKWVPAIEQRGEGIFLSFSENAINEWMEQSAVKERGKLLRKGFKAWCKRRNLAEDKAEFPGLPYIMLHSLSHLLITTVSLKCGYSASAIKERIYAGEGGYGILLYTGSSGSEGTLGGLIEVGKEIEYDLIQALEEGRLCSNDPLCAQHEPDNHQEERFLHGAACHGCLLIAETSCERRNEFLDRALVTETVMGQETAFFLLDLDCFYHHLTTK; translated from the coding sequence ATGCCACAGCGTTCTCGAAAAAAACAGCAAAATACTCGCCCTCATGGGGAACTGCGCCAAAGTCAACTGCTGACCTCTTACGGCGCTGGTGCAATGGTGGATTTACCCCATCAATCCATTATTATCGGGGGATTAAATCAATGGTTTGGCTATCGGGATTATCCCATTGATGAAGAACGTTTAGCACGGCGAGTGAGTGAAATTTTAGAAGTCAATCAGATTGATCTCTATGCTCCCCCTCAGTCTCAAACTGATCCCAGTCAACCTAAAACAGGAATTGGCGCTTTTATTTTTCCGAAATGGTTTGTCGCGCAAATTGAAGAAACTTACTTCTCTCGTTCTGGCAAGCGTTATCAAACTCGTCCCTTAATTCCTGAAAAGCGTCTCCTCAAAGGGAAATACGAAGACGAAAACCGTAAAAAACATTCTGTGGTTCCCGTGCGCTTTGTCCAAGCCTGTCGCAACGGTCATATTAGCGACATCGACTGGTACTTATTTGTTAATCAGGACTGTCGCAGTAATTGTCCCGCCCAACTCTGGTTAGATGAGGGCGGAACAGGAAACGATTTTGCCGATATCTTTGTTCGTTGTTCTAAGTGTAAGAAACGCCGTCCTCTGTCTGATGCCACGATTCCTGATTTTGCTGCGCTGGGATATTGTAAGGGCGAACGTCCTTGGCTAGGAGAGAATGCACAAGAACAGTGTCGTCATCCTGAAAGCAAAAAAGCAGAACGGAATCGGTTATTGGTGCGCTCTGCTAGCAATGCTTATTTCTCTCAGATTCTCAGCGTCATTTCTTTACCTGAATCCGATCAAGCTCTACGAGATGCTGTCAGTCGAGTTTATGAAGAGTATTTGAGAGAGGCTGACCAAGAAGATATCGCTTATTGTCGGCGGAAAATGTACAAGGTAAAAGAGGCTCTAGAAGGATTTACCAATGAGGAAGTTTGGCAGGAAGTCCAACGACGACAGCAAGGAGGCGAACCGCCCAAGAAGACCATTAAACAAGCGGAAATCGAAACCCTTTTATCTGCGGAGACAGTGGGAAAAGATGAACCAGATAGCGATTTCTATGCCTATGTTCGTCCTTTAGAGTCCTTACCTTCTCCCCTAGCAGGAAAGCTCGATCGCGTGATTCTTGTTCCCCGTTTACGAGAAGTGATTGCTCAAGTTGGGTTTACCCGCTTTGAACCAGCCCTCCCTGATATACAGGGGGAATTGCCCGATGAGGAATTGGAAATGACCGTAGGACGAGCGGCCCTTGATCTTGAACCAAAGTGGGTTCCCGCCATTGAACAGCGTGGAGAAGGAATCTTTTTGTCCTTTAGTGAAAATGCGATTAACGAATGGATGGAACAAAGCGCCGTGAAAGAACGGGGAAAACTGTTAAGAAAAGGATTCAAAGCCTGGTGTAAGCGTCGTAACCTTGCCGAAGACAAAGCCGAGTTTCCTGGATTGCCCTATATTATGCTCCATTCCCTCTCTCATTTGTTAATCACCACCGTTTCCCTAAAGTGTGGTTATTCTGCCAGTGCCATTAAAGAGCGCATCTATGCAGGGGAAGGCGGATATGGCATTCTCCTCTATACGGGTTCATCGGGTTCTGAGGGAACATTGGGAGGACTCATTGAAGTGGGGAAGGAGATTGAATATGACTTAATTCAGGCTTTAGAGGAAGGAAGATTATGTTCCAACGATCCCCTATGCGCTCAACATGAACCTGACAATCATCAAGAGGAGCGATTTTTACATGGGGCCGCCTGTCATGGTTGTTTATTGATTGCTGAAACATCCTGCGAACGTCGCAATGAGTTTCTTGATCGCGCTCTTGTTACAGAAACAGTAATGGGACAGGAAACCGCATTTTTTCTTCTTGATCTTGACTGCTTTTATCACCACCTGACAACAAAATGA